In Triticum aestivum cultivar Chinese Spring chromosome 5B, IWGSC CS RefSeq v2.1, whole genome shotgun sequence, the following proteins share a genomic window:
- the LOC123116968 gene encoding dirigent protein 22-like, which translates to MASSTALSCLAALLLLAAAAAPASAAEETRLRVYWHDVVSGGPNARVVQVAQAPSSNASATGFGTVLVIDDPLTEGPNLTSRLLGRAQGMYISAGKDSLSLLMAMNFVFVDGAYNGSSIAIIGPNQADRAVREMPVVGGTGVFRFARGYCQLRTHWFDAKTGDATVEYKIHLRHD; encoded by the coding sequence ATGGCGAGCAGCACCGCTCTCTCCTGCCTGGCCGCGCTCCTGCTCCTCGCGGCCGCCGCGGCGCCCGCGTCGGCTGCGGAGGAGACCCGGCTGCGGGTGTACTGGCACGACGTCGTGAGCGGCGGGCCGAACGCGAGGGTGGTGCAGGTGGCGCAGGCGCCGTCCTCCAACGCCTCCGCCACGGGCTTTGGCACTGTGCTCGTCATCGACGACCCGCTCACCGAGGGGCCCAACCTGACGTCGAGGCTCCTCGGCCGCGCGCAAGGCATGTACATCAGCGCCGGCAAGGACAGCCTGTCGCTGCTCATGGCCATGAACTTCGTCTTCGTCGACGGCGCCTACAACGGGAGCAGCATCGCCATCATCGGGCCCAATCAGGCGGACCGGGCCGTCAGGGAGATGCCCGTCGTCGGCGGCACCGGCGTCTTTCGGTTCGCGCGCGGCTACTGCCAGTTGCGGACCCACTGGTTCGACGCCAAGACCGGCGACGCCACCGTCGAGTACAAGATCCATCTCCGCCACGACTGA